The sequence tgtggcgatcaagaaaataacgcgaaaaAAGGTCAatctgtattttatagggtgctaatattgcgccatgaaaacttgatagttcacaaataaccTTCGCAGAATTATTGGCAGtcacaccagtgtaaatttctgacggtcactttagttcttgttgtgtatccctccgcgccgcactttcttcttcagaattgctcaccagcgtcacgagtgcggaacgtgttcgtcacttgcgatctctcttgctctgatttcgtggacatcgagtaccgcgatgtgcacaggctatcagcgaaagagtgaagaacatacttcgctcaatttctgcaattgtggccgtacacggaagtttgtttcggcggaacggtcgTTCACCAGACCCaccatcgcaactttcctgcggaaaaatggacacctcagcctacatgcaagactccatcgcagcttcccttctgcaaagctacGGAGACAGATACCGTcgccatgatgtgccatcaacattttctgtatttgctggatctccaaacaacgcgcctccgttgattatctttgaaggtaagtttatcattttcactgccttcgtacgttctactcgaaagtcatgaaaactgaaaaaaagtattgtgcgttggatgttgtatcagtatgcaactacgtaactattgtggttacattattaaaccgtcctcttctagctattttattttttatgacaagattttctctctttttttgtatttcttacaggcaggccttgccctggttattcggaaacaggcgctacgccaactaaatgatggcatttgtccctattggagttttcgtaaaaataaatatagatgttaacagatctgtgttttccattttgacttgagCACTTTACAGAgcaccgaaggtccgctgcagcttacacaatgaagaaatcacagcatctgcatcactgtgcatgtgcgtgtatggtgccgttttattgcgtagatgcttaaagatttaaataaataatcagttaccaaatattcttgcctgatcgtttttcttcaagtatatatgtaagtgcaacagtgaattcttacattcttataattagactgctgcgagatatcattacagcttgaattgctgcatatatttgcttttattacacgcttcataaactggcatgtctttatcaatatgttcctttgctgcacgtcatttgtgacccaaatcgctgattcggcccatgttacccatatcacctgtagcCCAtgtaatcaacctacctgtatcacctatacgacctatatcacctatacaacctatatcacctataaacctgtatcacctataaacctgtatcacctataaagccgtatcccctatacgacctgtatccaataacatcatatgtatgggtcttgtatatataggaattttcagtagggaaggacaactgcggcaaggagctCCACGCGGCAGCATTAACACGGAATCTTTCTGCAAAAAAGTGTGGCGCCATGACAGCGCCCTCATTGCTGACGACGGCTAAACCATCACTGAATTTTGTGTGCGTCACTGCAGGCACGTCATTAGCGCTTGCTCAGCGCTACGTGTCGTTACGGTGGTTAACTTCTTGGTCTTCGTCATAGTTCTTTTCACATAAAAGAACCATAGCATTCCAGGCTCATCCTGTTTCTTCATACCTTGCTTATCAAGAACTTTGACCGGAGAAGACCATTCTGCCGAGTTTTATCAGACATGAATTTTACCCTGCTCATGACATAGGAATGGTACCTCAAGTCACCGTGCCACAGCAAAATATGACAGTCGACTCTGCGACTTGGCTCCTTCGCTATGTCCTTCATTTGCTTCCATGGGTGGTCGCTAACCATGAATTCCAGCCGCCGAAGAAAATCAAGCGTTCTGACGACGTCTGGCGGATGACTGTACTTTATTTTCCTTTTCGCCACAGAAGCCATGTCACCACCAGAACGCAACCGTTCTGTCCACGCCTTTTAAACGAAAGTCTTCACTGCGTTTAGAATGCTGGCAATTTCCAAGTCGCTGTGGTCTGCAGCATTGACGTCCAGATATGATGAGCCTGCTGGTCTCTACGGAGTTAAGGAATAGTGTGCTAAATTACATTGCGCACCCGGTGTGTATAGATGCGTAGGTGCGGGTGTGGCTAGGGGTATGCTTCGTCGAGAGTACTGCATCTAAGGTCCTGCGAATATAAGCTGTAAATAAGTGCAAGAATGTGCACCAACACACAGACTATATTTCATTCTCAGCAGCCAAACGGCAGAGGCGGTCTTCATTATGCTCTCTTCATTATGAAGGTCcagtgagagaaaaagaaagagctagACCTCTGTTACACATTCTTAGCCATGGTTAAGCTAACTACGTTAACGGCTAACCACGCTTACAGGTAGTTACGTAACCACGGTTACATGGCAGACCTAACCGCTGTTAGTTTCCCAACCGTGGTTTCGCAACCGAGCTAGGCAAGCATACTTACCCTCTCAAACCGAaaagctgacaagatggcggacaaGCTGCTAGGACACCATCCGGTGCAAGTACTTGGCAGGATCGCAATTACAACAGCGCGTCACCAATCGGCGAACAATAGTGAAGCAAAGTCGCGGAAAGCGAGGTCGGCCGTGCAGCGACCAACAACCAATATGTTGGCTACAGTTCTGCCCTCGGCAGGGGCGGCGAGAGGGTACAGCCCTATCACTACAAGTATCTTGAGAGGAAATACCTTTCACATTGTTCGTGTCTACACACCTCATCCAGTTGCAAACAATGAATGTGTTGTCAAAGGTAGAGTGTCCTTCGGAATTTTCTCTCTGAATACTCTCGTTTTTCTATAGCCCACCTCAGTTTTAGTCTGATGCAAAAAGACATTGATCGGGAAAGAGACAAGATTATGATGCATCAACTCAATTGTATAATCTGCAGTACTTGTCAACTTCATTTCTGAACACACTGTCTTTATGGTAGGTGTGGAAGTATTGCCTTGTACCGCGAAACTTGCAGGGAGTGGGCCCATACGGAACATTTGCCAAAGGAAAGTGCTCCAGCTTCTAATAAAGAGTTATTAATACGCGAATTCGTCGGCTTGCTCGGCTGAGCCAACTGAACCCTTGTAGCAATGGCAAACCGCCTTCGCCTTAACTGCTGTTAACAATGTAAACTGCAGTTGAGCATAGCGGCAGTTAATGctgcctgtgtgacaggggtattaccgTGGTACACACCGTGGGTACAAGATGATGGGATCATAGTACGGTATCAGACGATTCACGTGCATGGTGTTGGGGCTGTGACAGCGGTGGTCGTCAGGCGGCGGGAGAGGCTCAACGACGCACTTTACCGGAGGCGTACACTTGAGGATGCAATAGGGCTCGTGGAAACAATTCGAGAGCTTCGAAGAAAGACGGGAGCGTGCAGCAAAATGCACAGCCAAACGAGGGAGGTGGTTCCCGAACTTTGCGGTGAGGAGACCGTTACCGAGTCTATTTTTATAAGTTTGATTGGGCACGCTACTTGGCTGAATTGCAAAACATTTTCGACAGTCTGGTTGATTCAACCAAAGTACATGGAGTCTGTGATGATTTCAGCTTTCTACATATTCAATGGGTCTCGACTTAGTCCAGATATGGGCAGTATCGCAATACAGGAGTATCGGGACAGTATCATAGAGATTGTTTTGAGTATCGCAAATCTGTATCGAGATGCATTTGAAAAAGTTGGCGAAGCTTTCTctaagcactaagccgcacacgcattgaaacagcaaaactggacgatttcgaagactaatctggctgcttctaggttgtttctaggtcgttgctaggctttagctaggtgacgctaggttgtttctacattgatACTTagcacagagaggttcgagttaaaccacacccAGTGACAAGCCCGACACGGATGTCTGAACATTAATCTGAACATATTGTCTTGTGCGGTAATATTTTATCTATTATATCTTCGACGACTATATAGAGCAACGCAGCGATGTGTTTTATATTGCGGACTACGCAGTAACAGAACGCATTCTGCTATCGGGCTGCACACATTACAAAAGTGTGTGCATCGTGCCCACAGAAAGCACTGCAGGGCAgctgcaaagtcagataactagACAACGCGACGTTTGAAGGCTGCTGTACTCATAGAAGTCACTATACAACATGACACAGATAATGTAAGCAGGCTGACACATGTGTCcagcacagtgcgcttgcattcAAAGATTTTAGGTAGCCTGTTGCAGCTCTGTAAGCGGAGTGTTGCAGAAATCGGCCACGTCGAACATGTGAAGAATTTAGAATATCAGTGGTCAAATTCTTTGCATCACCACCGGGGCTTCAATTTCTTTTGAAGGGACTCAACCAGGCAGAAAGCGAgaacaatttttaaaaaaattaacccAAGCATGATCTGAAAGAACATCCACCAGTGTATTGCTCATAGAATGATGCTAATTAAATTTCGGCGGGAGAGAAACGTCGACGCTTCACGGAAGGAAGATAGAAAAAACGGCGTGTCGTGAGTGGGAAGTGGCATGCCGCAAGTGTGTTCGTACCTTTAAAGTTCATGAGACGACAATGTGAACGAACCCTGCGCGTCCTGTGTGACGTCAGAAGGCGACTTTATTCGCAGTTTTCAACAGAGACTGAATCGGGTAAAGCGTTCAATCATTCGATAATGGGAAAATAACAAACATGTTTCGGTATAGATAACTGCGGTTAATAAACattctacagtcggatacaacttaagaagtccggagaagcCCCGCCCAGGCGACCGAAGCGCGGCGGCCGAGCgcttccgcgactaaagaaatagtcccgctcatgcactcggcaatgttcatCGATGGCGTGgttaccggccgtccggctcatgacgccACTGTGGAGTGCGGGCCCAGTCGTGAAGGTTtttgtgcatccgcctttgaggaggaaatgccgcggacttctactATTCTATCCGACTATAGTTCTCTACTTCTGTGCCGAGCGTTTGAAATAGAAAACAGTGCAAGGACATTAAACTCTGTTGCGATTGCAAGGATATCAATGCGCGCTGTAGCGCAGCATGTGCAACTTGAGATCAGTGGGCCCACGATTCAAGGCGTGTTGTTATTGATTTGACTTATTCCATTTCAACGTGTAACATCAACATGTTCTATTTACAGCGTCAGTAATATACCGATTTGAAAGCATAACATCATGTACATAACACTGAACAGTATAGAAGAGCTTCATTTTATGAAGGAGCCAGGATCCAGACCACGTTTGACCCGCCGAGCACTGTTATGAACAGACATGATGGCACGCGCGGGACAGGCAACGTGAAAAACAGTGCGCATGGCAGCTGCTCATTTGCGGCGATAGTAACAGTTTGAGATGATAGGAAAACGATGTCCGAGCACAAATTAGCACATTTTGTTTTATGTACATTTAATTCGCGTATGCCCTTAAATTATTTGATACATGAAATCAACATTTCGTTACTGTCCAAGAGCTGCTTTCACCACGTCATTACACATGCACAAGTTTTTTACTTTCGCGCACATAAATTTGCTTCCCAGTCACACGAAGAAACGAAGTGAAACGTACGCTGGGATAGCTAAGTCGCGGAAATCAAAATATTTAGTCCAAGTTACATTGAAATATATTTTTGGACAAATCCAGAATAGACTGTGAGTAAGGGCAATTGCCTAACAGAGGTCCTTGTCCCCGCATTTGCAGCAACTCAACAGTAAGGAACAAAGACATCGGATACAAGAACTGAAGACAGTGcgcaataaacaaaacaaaaaatatataagCTACACCACTGGTCGGTAACATACTGCAATGCCTTGCTCAAATTCATTCTTCTTTTCTCCGGTACGCAATGTCTTAAACTAATATCAGCGCAATTATACCAAAGATAATTCTTGCGCTACGCATGAATAGCACTATACACAATACAGAAACAGCACAGCATACATGAATGAAAAACCAATAGCAGAATAGCGTTATGCGGCGCTCTTGATTACTCTCTCTACCACAAAGCACCGCGCAATCGCCTTGGAAGCAGGGAATGAGTTATGTGACGCAACAATGTGAACATAGCTGCGTCCAGAGACTCCCGTCAATCCCAGAACGGTGAAGAAAAAGCAGGATCTATAATACATAGATGTGCAGGTACCGTTGTGCGCGAAAAACAGTAAGGGGTTGGCGTGGTCGTTTTTCAGTTGATCTCCTCAGTACGCAGGATTTTAGACCGTCTCTTCGTCGCTGTTTCCAAAGCCTTTGCGTTACTGAAGACACTTACATGAACCGAGGGGAACGTCGCGAAGtcacacgcatgcgcaaacgcGCTATATGGTGAGTCATATATAGTCAGGTACCACGCGGGTCACAGTGCAAcagcatgtgtgtgtgtgagataGACGAAGACACACGTTAAATATAGTGATTGTAAATTCGAGACGGAAGCAGTATTATTCGCAGTGGCTCCTCGTGAACATCTGCCGACATGAATGCTTGTGGAGGGTTCGACTTACAAACTCCTCGCTGCAACACATCGCTTCTGGAAGCAAAGTGATGTGCCTTCGCGGCTAAGTGGGGACTCTATCTCTCTCCCAGGGTCAACGTATCCATAAACCACAGGTCAAAGGACCACGGCAGATGCTGACGCTTAACTAATAAGAACTTCATTGATAGTACACTTTCAACGAGGAAGTAAAGCGAGTTACCGCTGTTTCCACTTCAGAAATCTAAAGACGAAGGAGTATTTTAATGTCACTACGTGAGAAGTTTATAATGCAGCAAAGGCGTGATGGTCATACAACAATACCGGTCATGTTATGCAGCTATAACGCAACGCTAAGAAAATGGCAAACGAATGGAAAGTCGAGTACTTATGTTGTCCACAATTTATGTACAAAGAAAACACGCAACTTTCAGTATTACACACACGATATAGACTCTCTATTCCGGACCCTGTTTCCAGCACGGCACGGAGCCGTATTATTCTGTCTAGTGTGCCTATATGTATATAAACGTACAATCGGCGCTTCCACACAACGCTCCACTTTGTCAAATAACGCGAATTGTAATCACAGCTCGCTCTAACAAACCATACATTTCTTACCGCGAGCCGGCACCcttatttttgtattttggctGAAGCGCACCCCACAATAACAAAGGCTTGGCATAGTGTAGTGTTTGTAGCGGAGGTGTACATATATGCCTGGATGTCCTAAGCATTTACGCGCAAGCCCATCACAGGCGACGACGAATTGTAGGGAAGCGGGCGACCCACTCACCCGCTTCGCCGGGCGATTGCGTCTCCTGCCCATCGACGTGACTTTCACCGAAGTATTTTTATGTTCTTACGTCATTTTTCTATTAAGACCATAACTTAGTAGCGTTACCTGGGACCTATATCACTTACGACAACGTGTCTTACAATGTCTCGCACGCTATAGCCTGTGTTTCCGCCGTGAATTTAGGACTATGTCTAGATGATGGTCCCACCGACAAAGTTCACCGCATGGCAGTCTAGAATCAACCAGGCTATGTGGTGCATTTCACAGGCAAACCCATTAATGCGACTCGCCTTCAGGAATTCCTCACAACGCTTTAGAGAATCGGATAGCGACCATTGAGTTTATGCGCATGCGCTAATATAGGGTATTTGTGCCAGGCTCTAGCAATACGTTCTAACTATTTGTCTCGCATCTCAGAGAGGTACAGTATTAAGTTACAGCGTCGATTTCAGATGGCTGACATGTGCCTGGCTTTCGCCGGCAAATGCGATGATGTCGAACCACTACAAAATGTCGTTCGATATGTTGGACGCCTTCGTGATGCACGTGGCCGTCGTTTCCCGCTCCGTCCGTTCGGTGTCGTCGGGCGTCCGAGTACGCGCCATACATGATCCGGTGCCGCCGACGCTTCTGCCGGAAGCCTTCCTGTAGCAGAAGATGGCCTTGCGGAAGCTGCGGCGGAAGTTGTCCGACAGGAAGGCGTACAGGAACGGGTTCACGCACGAGTTCGTGTAGGCGAGCACCTGCGACGCGATCTGCACGACAATGCGGGGCGGGTTCatgggcctgccgtagaggtctAAACTCTTAAGCACGAGCACAACGTGAACGGGGCACCAGCACACGGCGAACACGagcaccaccaccacgaccagTCGGGTGACGCGCTTCTTGGAGCGAACGCTTTCGGCGCTCACTCGTCCGCCGGAAGTGACTCCCAGCCAGAGACGCTTCAACATGAGGACGTAGAGGACGAAGATGAGCGCCAGCGGAACGACGAAGGAAGACATGAAGAAGGATATCTGGAAGGCGGCTATGTTGTACCCCTTGTCGACGCGGAAGGTGCAGGAGGAGTAGGCCTCCTCGATGATCATGCCGTGCGAGTACAGCGCCGGTATGCACGCTAGGAGGATCAATACCCAAGTGAGCATAATGGCTAAGTACGCGTTCCTTTCCGTCCTTATCGTCATGGACGTTATGGGATGAACGACGGCCAGGAACCTGTCCAGGGACATTAGGACGAGTGTGTAGATGCTCGCGTAGGCGCAGACGATCACGAGGTACTGCACGATCCTGCACCAGGTGTCTCCGAACGGCCAGTAGTTGAGCGTATAGTCCCAGCCAGTGAACGGCACGCAGAAGACGATGAAGAGAAGGTCGGCCATGGCGAGGTTGATGATGAGAATGTTAGTGGTCGATCTCATCTGGGGGTTACACAGCACCACAAGGACCACCAGGGCGTTGCCGAAAAATCCTATGACTGCGATCACTCCGAAGAGGATGGGCACGGCAATGGCCAACACTTCTTCCACTACCTTGATCTCGCCGTAGTCGTCGTACTCGTTGCGATCTTGTTCCAGGGACGACGATCTGGAAATGTTGGCAGCTTCTTGCTCTACGCAGAGCTCGCTGCCGTTACAGGCTGGACCGGAGCGAAAGGCAGTTAAAGTCTTTTGCATTAGTACAGCGACTGTGGTTGTGAAGGCGATGCTGGGGTCTGGCGTAGGCATAGCGGAAATGTTCGCCAGATACTCTGAAGCGCTTCTACTCGCAGAATGGGCTGCCGTTGTTGACAGTAGGCTTGCAGCAGTCGGCGTCATCGCCGGCCTGTCAGATTTCTTGGTTCCTGGTTATCTAGCTTCAAATTTTCTTCACAACACCATCtgcaaaaggcaaaaaaaaggacCATCATCATTTTGCGCCATGAAGCCATATTTGGCCTGGTTTTGCTCATGAAACGTTTCTAAAGCCCAAACTAGGTCACGCTGCAAAAAGCGCCTCTAGTTTAGGAGGTGGAGAAGTCGCGTAGTAATATTGGTTAAAAGGCGTTTTCGCAAACTTG comes from Rhipicephalus sanguineus isolate Rsan-2018 chromosome 7, BIME_Rsan_1.4, whole genome shotgun sequence and encodes:
- the LOC119399598 gene encoding allatostatin-A receptor, translated to MTPTAASLLSTTAAHSASRSASEYLANISAMPTPDPSIAFTTTVAVLMQKTLTAFRSGPACNGSELCVEQEAANISRSSSLEQDRNEYDDYGEIKVVEEVLAIAVPILFGVIAVIGFFGNALVVLVVLCNPQMRSTTNILIINLAMADLLFIVFCVPFTGWDYTLNYWPFGDTWCRIVQYLVIVCAYASIYTLVLMSLDRFLAVVHPITSMTIRTERNAYLAIMLTWVLILLACIPALYSHGMIIEEAYSSCTFRVDKGYNIAAFQISFFMSSFVVPLALIFVLYVLMLKRLWLGVTSGGRVSAESVRSKKRVTRLVVVVVLVFAVCWCPVHVVLVLKSLDLYGRPMNPPRIVVQIASQVLAYTNSCVNPFLYAFLSDNFRRSFRKAIFCYRKASGRSVGGTGSCMARTRTPDDTERTERETTATCITKASNISNDIL